Proteins from one Pseudoliparis swirei isolate HS2019 ecotype Mariana Trench chromosome 22, NWPU_hadal_v1, whole genome shotgun sequence genomic window:
- the lenep gene encoding lens epithelial cell protein LEP503: MHPQRPLPQATPSSSSLGQQLRDMGLGRGKNFLGGNAAYGFIHSVKECLYFLLCCWCIKEILD; the protein is encoded by the coding sequence ATGCATCCCCAGCGTCCTCTTCCTCAGgccacaccctcctcctcctctctgggacAGCAGCTGAGGGACATGGGTCTGGGGAGAGGCAAGAACTTCCTTGGAGGAAACGCTGCATATGGTTTCATCCATTCAGTTAAGGAatgcctctacttcctcctctgctgctggtgCATCAAAGAGATCCTGGACTGA